A genomic segment from Streptomyces sp. NBC_00459 encodes:
- a CDS encoding PQQ-binding-like beta-propeller repeat protein, with product MNLRRTITVLFGVALSVLMLVTPVSAQPIQTGVSTTYQINARHDGSLVDTAVGAPPLSQKWSRDLGGSVSYPVVAGGRVFATAASPNGYGTFLYAIDAATGRNAWAPVDLGGSYWWSALAYGGGRLYAQNPDGVLTAFNPANGKVIWTVSLPDQYSFTSPPTFAGGVVYTAGSGSGGTLYAVDAAGGAVIWTQPVANGDNSSPAVTANGVYVSYACEQTYAFAPRTGSPIWHHDTDCSGGGGRTPVLADGGVWVRDDAGMAPSVLDATDGKVRGTYEATGWSPAPAFSGRRGYFVDDGVLQERHSRTLATRWKFEGDGQISTAPIVVNGYVYVGSRSGRLWALNGATGQSVWSTDVGASINEPDEHNVSEPLTGLGAGGGLVVVPATNLLVAYGQ from the coding sequence GTGAACCTTCGAAGAACCATCACCGTCCTGTTCGGTGTGGCACTGTCGGTTCTCATGCTCGTGACACCGGTCAGCGCGCAACCGATTCAGACCGGAGTCTCGACCACTTACCAGATCAACGCACGGCACGATGGCAGTCTCGTCGACACCGCTGTGGGCGCGCCGCCGCTCAGCCAGAAGTGGTCCCGCGACCTGGGCGGGAGCGTCTCCTATCCCGTCGTGGCCGGCGGCCGCGTCTTCGCCACCGCTGCTTCGCCGAACGGGTACGGCACCTTCCTCTACGCCATTGACGCGGCCACGGGCCGGAATGCCTGGGCTCCCGTGGACCTCGGCGGCAGCTACTGGTGGTCCGCACTCGCCTACGGGGGCGGCCGGCTCTACGCCCAGAACCCCGACGGCGTGCTGACAGCTTTCAACCCGGCCAACGGGAAGGTGATCTGGACCGTCTCGCTGCCTGACCAGTATTCCTTCACCTCGCCGCCCACCTTCGCCGGTGGCGTGGTGTATACGGCCGGCTCCGGCTCGGGCGGCACCTTGTACGCCGTGGACGCCGCCGGCGGTGCGGTGATCTGGACCCAGCCCGTAGCGAACGGGGACAACAGCTCGCCCGCTGTCACGGCCAACGGCGTTTACGTCTCGTACGCCTGCGAGCAGACCTACGCCTTCGCCCCCAGGACGGGCAGCCCGATCTGGCACCACGACACCGACTGCTCCGGAGGAGGGGGCCGCACCCCTGTTCTCGCCGACGGCGGGGTCTGGGTTCGCGACGATGCCGGGATGGCCCCCTCGGTCCTCGACGCCACCGACGGGAAGGTCCGCGGTACTTATGAGGCCACGGGCTGGTCGCCGGCACCGGCCTTCAGCGGCCGCCGAGGCTACTTCGTCGATGACGGTGTCCTTCAGGAGCGGCACAGCCGCACTCTGGCCACGCGCTGGAAGTTCGAGGGCGACGGCCAGATCAGTACGGCGCCGATCGTCGTCAACGGCTACGTCTACGTCGGCTCGCGAAGCGGTCGGTTGTGGGCGCTCAACGGTGCCACTGGTCAGTCTGTGTGGTCCACCGACGTCGGCGCGTCGATCAACGAGCCCGACGAGCACAACGTGTCCGAGCCGCTGACCGGTCTCGGTGCGGGCGGCGGGCTCGTGGTGGTTCCGGCCACCAACCTGCTGGTCGCGTACGGGCAGTGA
- a CDS encoding ribosomal maturation YjgA family protein, producing the protein MSLLTGTDSRAVEPARIRLAAAGAATVTVGAGLGLRAVATGGLAKYGGDALYTVLLLALVVLVAPRVTPLTAAASALAVSWGVEFLQLSEMTAELSRHSAVSRLVLGSTFNPPDLFWYAVGATAGWLIHTAVGSYAARRRTGPR; encoded by the coding sequence GTGTCCCTCCTCACCGGAACCGATTCCCGCGCCGTCGAGCCGGCGCGGATCCGTCTGGCGGCGGCCGGGGCCGCGACGGTCACCGTCGGCGCGGGGCTGGGACTTCGGGCGGTGGCCACGGGCGGTCTGGCCAAGTACGGCGGAGACGCGCTGTACACCGTCCTGCTTCTCGCCCTTGTCGTACTGGTGGCGCCACGAGTGACGCCCCTGACGGCCGCCGCAAGCGCACTGGCCGTCAGTTGGGGGGTCGAGTTCCTGCAGCTCAGCGAGATGACGGCGGAGCTCTCCCGGCACAGTGCCGTCAGCCGCCTCGTGCTCGGGTCCACTTTCAATCCACCCGACCTGTTCTGGTACGCGGTCGGTGCGACAGCGGGCTGGCTCATCCACACCGCGGTGGGCTCGTACGCGGCACGTCGGCGTACAGGACCCCGTTGA
- a CDS encoding macro domain-containing protein: MKPLKIVTGDATNPQAKGPKVIAHICNDLGGWGKGFVLALSRHWPEPEREYRRWHRERAGNDFALGAVQMVHVRSDIWVANMVAQHGMKVGSHGPPIRYDAVEHCLRAVAGHALANKASVHMPRIGCGLAGGKWERIEPIISSTLSARDIDATVYDYT, translated from the coding sequence GTGAAGCCTTTGAAGATCGTCACGGGTGACGCGACCAACCCCCAGGCCAAGGGCCCGAAGGTCATCGCCCATATCTGCAACGACCTCGGCGGATGGGGGAAGGGATTCGTCCTCGCGCTCTCACGTCACTGGCCCGAACCGGAGCGCGAGTACCGCCGCTGGCACCGCGAGCGCGCAGGCAACGACTTCGCCCTCGGAGCAGTACAGATGGTCCACGTCCGATCCGACATCTGGGTCGCGAACATGGTCGCGCAGCACGGGATGAAGGTGGGAAGCCACGGTCCGCCCATCCGGTACGACGCCGTCGAGCACTGCCTGCGCGCCGTCGCCGGGCACGCTCTCGCCAACAAGGCCTCTGTGCACATGCCCCGCATCGGCTGCGGCCTCGCCGGCGGCAAATGGGAACGCATCGAGCCGATCATCAGCTCCACCTTGAGTGCCCGCGACATCGACGCCACCGTCTACGACTACACCTGA
- a CDS encoding serine protein kinase RIO, translating into MSHDNLSQYPQHSQHPAFPDAFSTDAYHYVPPRDDLRDVDDRFVFDFRSYDDLEDGQRWSTWLSVEPLCRGPEPLPDWVVTSQGAIDTELGILKTGKEADVHLVERADPLDPATGVVMAAKRYRSPEHRNFHRAASYTEGRSMKRSRDERAIKRKSTFGRQVAAGEWAVSEWGALVRLWNLGLPVPYPVQIDGTEILMEWISVVDEDGTVQTAPRLAQTRPSPELLASYFEQLTDALATMVQNGVVHGDLSAYNILAAGERLVVIDLPQIVDLVGNLNGMSFLERDCANICGWFRSRGLKVDEHALFAELMAHAF; encoded by the coding sequence ATGTCTCACGACAATCTTTCGCAGTACCCCCAGCACTCTCAGCACCCGGCCTTTCCTGACGCCTTCAGCACCGACGCCTACCACTACGTCCCACCCCGGGACGACCTGCGCGATGTCGACGACCGGTTCGTCTTCGACTTCCGTTCCTACGACGACCTCGAGGACGGCCAGCGCTGGTCGACCTGGCTCAGCGTCGAACCCCTCTGCCGGGGCCCCGAGCCGCTCCCGGACTGGGTGGTGACCTCGCAGGGCGCGATCGACACCGAGCTCGGCATCCTCAAGACCGGTAAAGAGGCCGACGTCCACCTCGTCGAGCGCGCCGACCCGCTCGACCCCGCTACCGGTGTGGTCATGGCGGCCAAGCGGTACCGCTCTCCCGAGCACCGGAACTTCCACCGCGCGGCGTCCTACACCGAGGGCCGCTCGATGAAGCGTTCACGTGACGAGCGGGCCATCAAGCGGAAGAGCACCTTCGGCCGGCAGGTCGCGGCCGGCGAGTGGGCGGTGTCCGAATGGGGTGCGCTGGTGCGGCTCTGGAATCTCGGGCTGCCGGTTCCCTACCCGGTCCAGATCGACGGCACCGAGATCCTGATGGAGTGGATCAGCGTCGTCGACGAGGACGGCACCGTCCAGACCGCGCCCCGGCTCGCCCAGACCCGGCCCTCACCCGAGCTGCTGGCGTCGTACTTCGAGCAGCTCACCGACGCGCTCGCGACGATGGTGCAGAACGGCGTCGTGCACGGCGACCTCTCGGCGTACAACATCCTGGCGGCGGGCGAGCGGCTGGTCGTCATCGACCTTCCGCAGATCGTCGACCTGGTCGGCAACCTCAACGGGATGAGCTTCCTGGAGCGGGACTGCGCCAACATCTGCGGCTGGTTCCGCTCGCGGGGCCTCAAGGTCGACGAGCACGCACTGTTCGCGGAGCTGATGGCGCACGCCTTCTGA
- a CDS encoding pyruvate dehydrogenase, translating to MRNPTVAQQLIDVLRQAGVERVYGVVGDSLNPVVDAIRRTDGIGWVHVRNEEAAALAAAAEAQLTGRLAVCAGSCGPGNTHLIQGLYDANRSGAPVLAIASHIPSKQIGTGFFQETHPERLFTECSQYCEMVSQPSQMPRMVRMAVQRALSDQGVSVLVMPGDLSHAPATNPTGTSSFVTTHGRVVPPAEQVRDLAAKLDAAEKVMLFCGAGVRDAHAEVMELASRVNAPVGHTLRGKEWIQYDNPYDVGMSGLLGYGACYDAMHEADLVVLLGTDFPYDDFLPQAHTVQIDHDAGRIGRRTALELGVHGDVGETLRAALPLVEAKGDRSYLDRTLRQHAKSLENVVSAYTRDVEHQVPIHPEYPASVLDELADDDAVFTVDTGMCNVWAARYLTPNGRRRVIGSFLHGTMANALPHAIGAQFAYPGRQVISMSGDGGLGMLMGELLTVKLHDLPVKTIVFNNSSLGMVKLEMMVDGMPDYETDHEPVDYAAIAAGVGIHSIRIEKPDRIREGLREALAYDGPCLVDLVTDPNALSIPPHISGEQVKGFAFAAGRTVLDGGVGKMLDLARANLRNVPRP from the coding sequence ATGCGCAACCCGACCGTGGCACAGCAGCTGATCGACGTCCTGCGACAAGCAGGGGTGGAACGCGTCTACGGCGTCGTCGGCGACAGCCTCAATCCCGTCGTGGACGCCATCCGGCGTACCGACGGCATCGGGTGGGTCCATGTGCGCAACGAGGAGGCGGCGGCATTGGCCGCCGCGGCCGAGGCACAGCTGACCGGGCGGCTCGCGGTGTGCGCGGGCAGTTGCGGTCCGGGCAACACCCACCTGATCCAGGGGCTGTACGACGCGAACCGCTCCGGGGCCCCGGTGCTCGCGATCGCCTCCCACATCCCGTCGAAGCAGATCGGCACCGGGTTCTTCCAGGAGACGCATCCGGAGCGGCTGTTCACCGAGTGCAGTCAGTACTGCGAGATGGTGAGCCAGCCGTCGCAGATGCCGCGGATGGTGCGGATGGCCGTACAGCGCGCGCTGTCCGACCAGGGGGTGTCGGTACTCGTCATGCCCGGCGACCTGTCGCATGCGCCCGCCACCAACCCCACCGGAACGAGCAGCTTCGTCACCACCCACGGCCGTGTCGTACCTCCGGCCGAGCAGGTACGTGACCTCGCGGCGAAGCTCGACGCGGCGGAGAAGGTGATGCTCTTCTGCGGTGCCGGCGTACGGGACGCGCACGCCGAGGTGATGGAACTCGCGAGCCGGGTGAATGCGCCGGTCGGGCACACGCTGCGCGGCAAGGAGTGGATCCAGTACGACAACCCGTACGACGTCGGCATGAGCGGGCTGCTCGGCTACGGCGCCTGCTACGACGCGATGCACGAGGCCGACCTCGTGGTGCTCCTGGGCACCGACTTCCCGTACGACGACTTCCTGCCGCAGGCGCACACCGTGCAGATCGACCACGACGCGGGCCGGATCGGGCGCCGGACCGCGCTGGAACTGGGCGTGCACGGCGACGTGGGGGAGACACTGCGCGCGGCCCTGCCGCTGGTCGAGGCGAAGGGCGACCGCTCGTACCTGGACCGGACCCTGCGCCAGCATGCCAAGTCCCTGGAGAACGTGGTCTCCGCCTACACCCGTGACGTCGAGCACCAGGTGCCGATCCACCCCGAGTATCCGGCATCGGTCCTCGACGAACTCGCCGACGACGACGCGGTGTTCACCGTCGACACCGGCATGTGCAACGTCTGGGCCGCCCGTTACCTCACGCCCAACGGCCGCCGCCGCGTGATCGGTTCGTTCCTGCACGGCACCATGGCCAACGCCCTTCCGCACGCCATCGGCGCCCAGTTCGCCTACCCCGGCCGACAGGTGATCTCGATGTCGGGCGACGGTGGACTCGGCATGCTCATGGGCGAGTTGCTCACCGTCAAACTGCACGACCTGCCGGTGAAGACGATCGTCTTCAACAACTCCTCACTCGGCATGGTCAAGCTGGAGATGATGGTCGACGGCATGCCCGACTACGAGACCGACCACGAGCCGGTGGACTACGCCGCCATCGCCGCGGGGGTCGGGATCCACTCGATCCGTATCGAGAAGCCCGACCGGATCCGTGAAGGCCTGCGGGAGGCGCTGGCGTACGACGGGCCGTGCCTGGTGGACCTGGTCACCGACCCCAACGCACTGTCGATCCCGCCGCACATCTCCGGCGAACAGGTGAAGGGATTCGCCTTCGCGGCAGGCAGGACGGTACTCGACGGGGGAGTGGGCAAGATGCTCGACCTGGCCAGGGCCAACCTGCGCAACGTGCCGAGGCCCTGA
- a CDS encoding metal ABC transporter solute-binding protein, Zn/Mn family, with the protein MSPSPSRRLALITGASLALLAGCGSSSDSGGDGSGAQEPVASSKIAVVASTNVYGDIVEQIGGAKVDVTSIISDPDQDPHSYEANTQNQLALSKAKVVVENGGGYDDFVDRMLKSGGSSAEVINAVKVSGKTAPKGGELNEHVWYDFPTVAKIADRVAAALGKADAGDAALFNKNAEAFKAKLTVLETKEARIKKEHAGEGIAITEPVPLYLTTASGLVNKTPEQFSEAIEEGDDVSPRVLQATLAVFSDKEVEALVYNEQTSGPQTEKSKAAAKAAGIPVVPVTETLPAGENYLGWMTSNVDALASALAK; encoded by the coding sequence ATGTCCCCGTCCCCGTCCCGGCGCCTCGCCCTGATCACCGGCGCCTCGCTGGCCCTCCTGGCGGGGTGCGGCAGCTCGTCGGACTCCGGCGGTGACGGAAGCGGTGCGCAGGAGCCGGTCGCATCGTCCAAGATCGCCGTGGTCGCGTCCACCAATGTGTACGGCGACATCGTCGAGCAGATAGGCGGCGCGAAGGTCGACGTCACGTCGATCATCAGCGACCCCGACCAGGACCCGCACTCCTACGAGGCCAACACCCAGAACCAGCTGGCGCTGTCCAAGGCGAAGGTCGTCGTCGAGAACGGCGGCGGCTACGACGACTTCGTCGACCGGATGCTGAAGAGCGGCGGCTCCTCCGCAGAGGTCATCAACGCCGTCAAGGTCTCCGGGAAGACCGCCCCGAAGGGCGGCGAGCTCAACGAACACGTCTGGTACGACTTCCCCACCGTCGCGAAGATCGCCGACCGTGTCGCCGCCGCGCTCGGCAAGGCGGACGCCGGTGACGCCGCACTCTTCAACAAGAACGCCGAGGCGTTCAAGGCGAAGCTCACGGTGCTGGAGACGAAGGAAGCCCGGATCAAGAAGGAGCACGCCGGTGAGGGCATCGCGATCACCGAGCCCGTGCCGCTCTACCTGACCACCGCGAGCGGGCTGGTGAACAAGACGCCCGAGCAGTTCAGCGAGGCCATCGAGGAGGGCGACGATGTCTCCCCCCGGGTCCTTCAGGCCACGCTGGCGGTGTTCAGCGACAAGGAGGTCGAGGCTCTGGTCTACAACGAGCAGACCTCGGGTCCGCAGACCGAGAAGTCCAAGGCCGCGGCCAAGGCGGCCGGCATCCCCGTCGTACCCGTGACGGAGACGCTGCCGGCCGGCGAGAACTACCTCGGCTGGATGACCTCCAACGTCGACGCGCTCGCGAGCGCGCTCGCCAAGTGA